The stretch of DNA CGCTCCCGGCGATCCGGCACGAACTCGGCGGCGGGCTGGTCGTGCAGCAGTGGGTCGTCGACGCCTACCTCGTGACCCTCGGGTCGCTCATCCTCGTCGCCGGATCGCTCTCGGACGTGTTCGGGCGGGTGCGGATCGTCACGTGGGGGCTGGTCGTGTTCGGGGTGGCCTCGGTCGCGTGCGCGGTCGCACCGTCGGGCGGGGTGCTCGTCGTGGCGCGCGCGGTGCAGGGGATCGGCGGGGCGCTCGTCACCCCGAGCTCACTCGCACTCATCGTCGCCGCGTACCGCGGTGCTGCGCAGGCGAGGGTGATCGGCACGTGGACGGCCTGGTCGAGTGCCGCGGTCATCGTCGGCCCGGTGGTCGGCGGCCTCGTGGTGGACGGCATCGGCTGGCGCTGGATCTTCGTGCTGACCACGGTGCCGATCGCGGTGACGATCCCGCTGGTGCTCCAGATCACAGGTGACGTGCCTCCGGTGCGGCGACCGCGGATCGACATCGTCGGTGCCGTCCTGGCGGTCGTCGGTGTGGGCGGCGTGGTGCTCGGGCTCATCGAGCAGGAGCGGCTCGGGTGGGGCGCTCCCGTGGTGGTGGTCGCGCTCGTCGCCGGCGCGGTCGCGCTCGTGGCGTTCGTGCCGTGGGAGCGACGGGTCGCCCGGGCCGGGGGCGCGCCGCTCGTGCCGCTCGAGCTCTTCCGGGCGCGGAACTTCGCGGTCGGGAACCTCGCGACCCTGTCGATCTACGGCGCG from Curtobacterium sp. SGAir0471 encodes:
- a CDS encoding MFS transporter; translated protein: MDPHRPTAPLRGDRRVVLVVAILASFVVGLDSSVVTVALPAIRHELGGGLVVQQWVVDAYLVTLGSLILVAGSLSDVFGRVRIVTWGLVVFGVASVACAVAPSGGVLVVARAVQGIGGALVTPSSLALIVAAYRGAAQARVIGTWTAWSSAAVIVGPVVGGLVVDGIGWRWIFVLTTVPIAVTIPLVLQITGDVPPVRRPRIDIVGAVLAVVGVGGVVLGLIEQERLGWGAPVVVVALVAGAVALVAFVPWERRVARAGGAPLVPLELFRARNFAVGNLATLSIYGALGMVGFVVTLFLQEVWSFPAWLAGVASLPPTILLLALSTTVGALAGRHGPRWFMAAGPAIAAVGALVMLGAGDESTGYWWTVLPGLVLVGVGIATMVTPLTSAVLGSVPEREAGVGSAVNNAVARVAGLVVVALAGVVLGGDGVSTAGFHRAMVVMAVLLLAGALVSAMGIRNGSAVGAVGLRNKPPRP